A part of Cannabis sativa cultivar Pink pepper isolate KNU-18-1 chromosome 6, ASM2916894v1, whole genome shotgun sequence genomic DNA contains:
- the LOC115725370 gene encoding small ribosomal subunit protein eS8, producing MGISRDSMHKRRATGGKKKAWRKKRKYELGRQPANTKLSSNKTVRRIRVRGGNVKWRALRLDTGNFSWGSEAVTRKTRLLDVVYNASNNELVRTQTLVKGAIIQVDAAPFKQWYLQHYGVDIGRKKKTVVSAKKEGEDGEAATAATAAPAEEVKKSNHVARKLEKRQQERVLDAHIEEQFSGGRLMACISSRPGQCGRCDGYILEGKELEFYMKKLQRKKGKGAGAAA from the exons ATGG GTATTTCTCGTGATTCCATGCACAAGAGGCGTGCCACTGGAGGCAAGAAGAAGGCTTGGAGGAAGAAGAGAAA GTATGAGCTCGGAAGGCAACCTGCAAACACCAAGTTGTCAAGCAACAAAACAGTTAGGAGAATTAGGGTTCGAGGTGGGAATGTGAAGTGGAGAGCTTTGAGGCTTGATACTGGAAATTTCTCATGGGGTAGTGAGGCTGTGACCAGGAAGACTCGTCTTCTTGATGTGGTCTACaatgcatctaacaatgaattGGTCCGTACTCAAACCTTAGTTAAAGGTGCCATTATTCAGGTTGATGCTGCTCCTTTCAAACAGTGGTATCTTCAGCACTATGGAGTTGATATTGGACGTAAGAAGAAGACCGTTGTCTCTGCCAAGAAAGAAGGAGAG GATGGTGAAGCTGCCACAGCTGCAACTGCTGCTCCCGCCGAGGAGGTAAAGAAGAGCAACCATGTGGCTAGAAAGCTGGAGAAGCGTCAGCAAGAACGAGTTCTTGATGCCCATATTGAAGAGCAATTCAGTGGCGGTCGTCTTATGGCGTGCATTTCATCGCGACCTGGTCAGTGTGGTCGTTGTGATGG ATATATATTGGAGGGCAAAGAGCTGGAATTCTACATGAAGAAGCTCCAGCGTAAGAAGGGGAAGGGAGCTGGTGCCGCTGCCTAA